The following are encoded together in the Drosophila sechellia strain sech25 chromosome 3R, ASM438219v1, whole genome shotgun sequence genome:
- the LOC6613707 gene encoding N-sulphoglucosamine sulphohydrolase produces the protein MQFLQWIVALLLIAGCSAGPQNVLLLLADDAGFESGAYLNKFCQTPNLDALAKRGLLFNNAFTSVSSCSPSRSQLLTGQAGHSSGMYGLHQGVHHFNVLPETGSLPNLIRDQSGGRILSGIIGKKHVGAANNFRFDFEQTEEQHSINQIGRNITRMKEYARQFLKQAKDEKKPFFLMVGFHDPHRCGHITPQFGEFCERWGSGEEGMGSIPDWKPIYYDWRNLDVPAWLPNTDVVRQELAAQYMTISRLDQGVGLMLKELEAAGVADQTLVIYTSDNGPPFPGGRTNLYEHGIRSPLIISSPIKEDRHHEATAAMVSLLDIYPSVLDALQIPQPNDTKIVGRSILPVLREEPPIKESDSVFGSHSYHEVTMAYPMRMVRNRRYKLIHNINYWADFPIDQDFYTSPTFQQILNATLGKQTLPWYRSLLQYYQRPEWELYDIKTDPLERFNLAEKAKYNGTLKQLREQLFDWQVATKDPWRCAPHAVLQEQGVYKEQPACLTLGHEALQRPKRRILGQYEEYVVFS, from the coding sequence ATGCAATTCCTGCAGTGGATTGTTGCACTTTTGCTGATTGCAGGCTGCTCCGCTGGGCCGCAGAatgtcctgctgctcctggctgACGATGCCGGCTTCGAATCGGGCGCCTATCTGAACAAATTCTGCCAAACTCCCAATCTGGACGCACTGGCAAAACGCGGATTGCTGTTCAACAACGCCTTCACCTCGGTGAGCAGTTGCAGTCCCAGTCGCTCGCAGTTGCTCACCGGCCAGGCTGGTCACTCCAGCGGAATGTATGGACTCCATCAGGGCGTGCACCACTTCAATGTTCTTCCGGAGACCGGATCGCTGCCCAATCTAATCCGTGATCAAAGTGGCGGACGGATCTTAAGCGGCATCATTGGCAAGAAACATGTTGGAGCCGCCAACAATTTCCGTTTCGATTTCGAGCAAACAGAGGAGCAGCATTCCATCAATCAGATTGGCAGAAACATCACCCGAATGAAGGAGTACGCCAGGCAGTTCCTCAAGCAGGCCAAGGACGAGAAGAAGCCCTTCTTCCTGATGGTGGGCTTCCATGATCCCCATCGTTGTGGCCACATCACCCCGCAGTTTGGAGAATTCTGTGAGCGTTGGGGCAGCGGAGAGGAGGGTATGGGCAGCATTCCCGACTGGAAGCCCATCTACTACGATTGGCGTAACCTGGACGTGCCCGCCTGGCTGCCCAACACGGATGTAGTGCGCCAGGAGCTGGCTGCTCAGTACATGACCATCTCGAGGTTGGATCAGGGAGTGGGTCTGATGCTGAAGGAACTAGAAGCAGCCGGCGTGGCAGATCAGACTCTCGTTATCTACACCTCGGACAATGGACCACCGTTTCCCGGAGGCAGAACCAATCTCTACGAGCACGGCATTCGATCGCCCCTGATCATTAGCTCTCCAATTAAGGAGGATCGTCATCATGAAGCCACTGCTGCCATGGTTAGTCTTCTGGATATATACCCCAGTGTACTGGATGCTCTTCAGATTCCCCAACCGAATGACACCAAGATCGTTGGCAGGTCGATACTCCCTGTTCTGCGGGAGGAACCTCCGATCAAGGAGAGCGATTCGGTGTTCGGCAGTCACAGTTACCACGAGGTGACCATGGCCTATCCCATGAGAATGGTGCGCAATAGGCGCTACAAGCTTATCCATAACATCAACTACTGGGCGGACTTCCCCATCGACCAGGACTTCTACACCTCGCCCACCTTCCAGCAAATACTGAATGCCACGCTCGGGAAGCAAACTCTGCCATGGTATCGTTCCTTGTTGCAGTACTACCAGCGACCCGAATGGGAGCTGTACGACATTAAGACGGATCCCTTGGAGCGTTTCAATCTGGCCGAGAAGGCCAAGTACAACGGCACCCTCAAGCAGTTACGCGAGCAGCTGTTCGACTGGCAGGTGGCCACCAAGGATCCCTGGCGATGTGCTCCGCACGCTGTACTCCAGGAGCAGGGCGTCTACAAGGAGCAGCCAGCTTGTCTGACCTTGGGCCACGAGGCACTGCAGAGGCCCAAGCGCAGGATCCTCGGCCAGTATGAGGAGTATGTGGTCTTCTCGTAG
- the LOC6613708 gene encoding endophilin-A has translation MAFAGLKKQINKANQYMTEKMGGAEGTKLDMDFMEMERKTDVTVELVEELQLKTKEFLQPNPTARAKMAAVKGISKLSGQAKSNTYPQPEGLLAECMLTYGKKLGEDNSVFAQALVEFGEALKQMADVKYSLDDNIKQNFLEPLHHMQTKDLKEVMHHRKKLQGRRLDFDCKRRRQAKDDEIRGAEDKFGESLQLAQVGMFNLLENDTEHVSQLVTFAEALYDFHSQCADVLRGLQETLQEKRSEAESRPRNEFVPKTLLDLNLDGGGGGLNEDGTPSHISSSASPLPSPMRSPAKSMAVTPQRQQQPCCQALYDFEPENPGELAFKENDIITLLNRVDDNWFEGAVNGRTGYFPQSYVQVQVPLPNGN, from the coding sequence ATGGCTTTCGCCGGACTCAAAAAGCAGATCAACAAGGCCAACCAGTATATGACGGAGAAGATGGGCGGTGCCGAGGGCACCAAACTGGACATGGACTTCATGGAGATGGAACGCAAGACGGACGTCACCGTGGAGCTGGtggaggagctgcagctgAAGACGAAGGAGTTCCTGCAGCCGAACCCGACGGCACGGGCCAAAATGGCAGCGGTCAAGGGCATCTCGAAGCTGTCCGGGCAGGCCAAGTCCAATACGTATCCGCAACCGGAGGGCCTGCTCGCGGAATGCATGCTGACTTATGGGAAGAAGCTCGGCGAGGACAACAGCGTGTTCGCGCAGGCGCTCGTCGAATTCGGCGAAGCGCTGAAACAGATGGCCGACGTCAAGTATTCGCTGGACGACAACATCAAGCAGAACTTTTTGGAGCCACTGCATCATATGCAGACCAAAGACCTCAAGGAGGTAATGCATCATCGCAAGAAGCTGCAGGGCCGGCGACTAGACTTCGACTGCAAGCGTCGCCGGCAGGCCAAGGACGATGAGATTCGTGGTGCCGAGGACAAGTTCGGTGAATCGCTCCAGCTGGCCCAGGTGGGCATGTTCAATTTGCTCGAGAACGATACGGAGCACGTCTCCCAGCTGGTCACCTTTGCCGAGGCACTATACGATTTTCATTCGCAATGCGCGGATGTCCTTCGAGGCCTGCAGGAGACACTGCAGGAGAAGCGCTCCGAGGCGGAGAGCCGGCCACGCAACGAGTTCGTGCCCAAGACGCTGCTCGATCTGAACTTGgacggcggtggcggcggcctCAACGAAGATGGCACGCCGTCTCACATTAGTTCGAGCGCCTCGCCGTTGCCCTCGCCGATGCGCTCGCCCGCCAAGTCGATGGCCGTAACGCCgcagcgccagcagcagccCTGCTGCCAGGCCCTCTACGACTTCGAGCCGGAGAATCCCGGCGAACTGGCCTTCAAGGAGAACGACATCATCACCCTGTTGAATCGCGTCGACGACAACTGGTTCGAGGGCGCGGTGAATGGCCGCACCGGTTACTTCCCGCAGTCCTACGTTCAGGTGCAGGTGCCCCTGCCCAATGGCAACTAG
- the LOC6613709 gene encoding uncharacterized protein LOC6613709, producing MKFAIVVLAASIACISAQGPGAPAGNPLAGNPFAAANPYAAAFNPFLNGIFGGAGTGAAAGVAAPVAPSAPFGGASISSFFQSIVLQREAERLLSQPDFPADLAERVLDVVATSEESISGCNNATLPWLQIRCVKPLLTAAKNQLKVIDDEWQARLAATASPAGADAA from the exons atgaaaTTCGCAATTGTTGTACTGGCGGCCAGCATTGCCTGCATCAGCGCACAG GGCCCTGGAGCTCCTGCTGGAAATCCCCTTGCCGGAAATCCATTTGCCGCCGCCAATCCGTATGCGGCTGCCTTTAATCCCTTCCTAAATGGAATTTTCGGAGGAGCTGGCACTGGAGCTGCCGCCGGAGTAGCCGCTCCCGTGGCACCATCTGCTCCCTTTGGAGGCGCCTCGATTTCCTCCTTCTTCCAGTCGATAGTCCTGCAACGCGAAGCCGAGCGCCTGCTTTCCCAGCCTGACTTCCCCGCCGACCTGGCGGAGCGCGTCCTGGATGTGGTGGCCACCTCGGAGGAGTCGATCAGTGGCTGCAACAACGCCACTTTGCCCTGGCTGCAGATCCGCTGTGTCAAGCCTCTGCTGACCGCGGCCAAGAACCAGCTGAAGGTCATCGACGATGAGTGGCAGGCACGTTTGGCCGCCACCGCCAGTCCCGCTGGAGCAGATGCTGCCTAG
- the LOC6613710 gene encoding uncharacterized protein LOC6613710, with amino-acid sequence MSSAVLIAFCVLVVLTGQSVGQNVAVQQSIDWANEQFKVAQVVAQGKLPNNLEAQNDANDQLDTLKLALSHCEAELKSTQSVDLHKTCVKAVFAGFYTALDRLAAEHWPIFGATSGASRIGFFC; translated from the exons ATGTCGAGTGCAGTGCTGATAGCTTTCTGCGTCTTGGTTGTTTTg ACCGGACAATCGGTTGGCCAAAATGTGGCGGTGCAACAGTCAATTGATTGGGCCAATGAACAGTTCAAAGTCGCTCAAGTTGTGGCCCAAGGAAAGCTACCCAACAATCTTGAGGCCCAGAACGATGCCAATGACCAGCTGGACACTCTGAAACTGGCTTTATCCCATTGCGAGGCTGAGCTGAAATCCACCCAAAGTGTCGATCTTCACAAGACTTGTGTTAAAGCCGTGTTCGCTGGCTTTTACACTGCTTTGGATCGCTTGGCCGCGGAACACTGGCCCATTTTTGGAGCCACCTCTGGTGCCTCACGAATTGGATTCTTCTGCTAA
- the LOC6613711 gene encoding uncharacterized protein LOC6613711 yields the protein MSWLSTIFGIILITLLCTVWISAHPRWEQMAQAVATQMKYDDRYRIHTASKAAKKVDTQIHDFYVKLENQKKVAAREILDSAYTETAKCIEVFYSGELEQQFKDCIEHVTSLHMERLKSLLHFTTKRQASGASRLNIWH from the coding sequence ATGAGTTGGCTGTCAACCATTTTCGGTATTATTTTGATAACACTTTTGTGTACGGTATGGATATCAGCGCATCCGCGATGGGAGCAAATGGCCCAAGCTGTGGCCACCCAGATGAAGTACGACGACCGGTATAGAATCCACACCGCATCTAAGGCAGCCAAAAAAGTGGATACGCAGATCCACGACTTCTACGTCAAGCTGGAGAACCAGAAGAAGGTAGCTGCCCGTGAAATATTGGATAGTGCATACACTGAAACGGCCAAATGCATCGAGGTGTTCTACAGTGGAGAGCTGGAGCAGCAGTTTAAGGACTGCATCGAGCACGTCACCAGTCTGCACATGGAAAGGCTGAAGTCACTCCTCCATTTTACCACTAAGCGACAGGCCAGCGGAGCAAGCAGACTTAACATCTGGCACTGA
- the LOC6613712 gene encoding opsin Rh2: MERSHLPETPFDLAHSGPRFQAQSSGNGSVLDNVLPDMAHLVNPYWSRFAPMDPMMSKILGLFTLAIMIISCCGNGVVVYIFGGTKSLRTPANLLVLNLAFSDFCMMASQSPVMIINFYYETWVLGPLWCDIYAGCGSLFGCVSIWSMCMIAFDRYNVIVKGINGTPMTIKTSIMKILFIWMMAVFWTVMPLVGWSAYVPEGNLTACSIDYMTRLWNPRSYLITYSLFVYYTPLFLICYSYWFIIAAVAAHEKAMREQAKKMNVKSLRSSEDCDKSAEGKLAKVALTTISLWFMAWTPYLVICYFGLFKIDGLTPLTTIWGATFAKTSAVYNPIVYGISHPKYRIVLKEKCPMCVFGNTDEPKPDAPASDTETTSEADSKA, translated from the exons ATGGAGCGCAGTCATTTGCCGGAGACGCCATTCGACCTGGCCCATTCTGGGCCCAGGTTTCAGGCCCAGTCGAGCGGCAATGGTTCCGTGCTGGACAAT GTGCTGCCCGACATGGCGCACCTGGTGAACCCCTACTGGAGCCGCTTCGCGCCCATGGATCCCATGATGAGCAAAATCCTGGGATTGTTCACCCTGGCCATTATGATCATCTCGTGCTGCGGCAACGGAGTGGTGGTCTACATTTTCGGTGGAACAAAGTCGCTGCGCACGCCGGCAAATTTGCTCGTCCTCAACCTGGCCTTCTCCGACTTCTGTATGATGGCCTCCCAGTCGCCGGTGATGATTATTAACTTCTACTACGAGACTTGGGTGCTCGGGCCGCTGTGGTGCGACATCTACGCGGGATGTGGCTCGCTCTTTGGTTGTGTGTCCATCTGGTCCATGTGCATGATCGCCTTCGATCGGTACAATGTGATCGTGAAGGGTATCAATGGCACACCCATGACCATCAAGACGTCTATAATGAAGATACTTTTCATCTGGATGATGGCTGTCTTCTGGACAGTCATGCCCTTGGTTGGTTGGAGCGCCTATGTGCCCGAGGGCAATCTGACTGCCTGCAGCATCGACTATATGACGCGCCTGTGGAATCCTCGATCTTATTTAATCACCTACTCCCTCTTCGTGTACTACACTCCACTGTTCCTCATCTGCTACTCCTACTGGTTCATCATTGCCGCCGTGGCAGCCCATGAAAAAGCGATGCGGGAACAGGCCAAGAAGATGAATGTGAAATCTCTGCGGAGCTCGGAGGATTGTGACAAAAGTGCCGAGGGAAAGCTGGCCAAGGTGGCTCTAACTACCATCTCCCTATGGTTTATGGCATGGACACCATACCTTGTCATCTGCTACTTCGGACTCTTCAAAATCGACGGATTGACCCCACTGACGACCATTTGGGGAGCGACTTTCGCCAAGACGAGCGCAGTCTACAATCCGATTGTGTACGGCATTAG CCATCCCAAGTACCGCATAGTTCTCAAGGAAAAG TGTcctatgtgtgtgtttggcaaTACGGATGAGCCGAAGCCGGATGCACCTGCTTCCGATACGGAAACTACATCTGAGGCGGATTCAAAGGCTTAA
- the LOC6613713 gene encoding low molecular weight phosphotyrosine protein phosphatase 1 — protein MTFKKILFVCMGNSCSSPMAEVIMQNLMVKTSLYWEVDSAGLRTWNTGRRPNKRCLQILREHGLRSDHFCRQFSVNDFLYFDYVVAMDEAVFKELLLWAADNRAGKHCKVLLLSSFGKNGLPAFIDSLSPTHKLKSFRSAYYQIKECCKQLILSQKVDIVKYELPSTDDDELYYPGKDNTPQDSAKANHVTETSHNNSGIYLLNTDVRSSGGLMSSSTDPSNSKTSMPSYSQGVQRKLCHKCGQKFLAAL, from the exons ATGACTTTCAAGAAAATACTTTTTGTGTGCATGG GCAACTCGTGCAGCTCTCCGATGGCCGAGGTGATTATGCAGAATCTGATGGTCAAGACGAGTCTCTACTGGGAGGTGGATAGCGCCGGTCTGAGGACATGGAACACTGGACGACGACCGAACAAACGATGCCTGCAAATTCTGCGGGAGCACGGACTGCGATCCGATCACTTTTGTCGTCAG TTCAGCGTGAATGATTTTCTGTACTTTGATTATGTTGTGGCAATGGATGAGGCCGTGTTCAAAGAACTGCTCCTCTGGGCTGCGGACAACAGGGCCGGCAAACACTGCAAGGTACTTCTTCTGAGTTCGTTTGGCAAGAATGGACTGCCGGCCTTTATAGACAGCCTATCTCCA ACCCACAAGCTCAAGAGCTTTCGATCCGCCTACTACCAAATCAAAGAGTGCTGCAAGCAGCTCATCCTTAGCCAAAAAGTGGACATTGTTAAGTACGAGCTGCCCAGCACCGATGATGATGAGCTCTACTACCCCGGCAAGGATAATACGCCGCAGGACTCGGCTAAGGCGAATCATGTGACGGAAACGAGCCATAACAACAGTGGCATATATCTGCTAAACACGGATGTAAGATCCTCCGGTGGACTGATGTCCTCATCGACCGACCCATCCAACTCGAAGACATCGATGCCATCGTACAGCCAAGGAGTGCAGCGAAAACTGTGCCACAAATGCGGACAGAAATTTCTGGCTGCCCTTTAG